In Salmo trutta unplaced genomic scaffold, fSalTru1.1, whole genome shotgun sequence, a genomic segment contains:
- the LOC115187299 gene encoding uncharacterized protein KIAA0754-like, whose translation MNVSLLNNHRYFSSNLAPVPPTGSKTCQQSSLEQGDIPSSFWRLTKLEIQILLNDVKQSINHMQGTLNTLQGQCIELQTAISKIITAAEVAAQREEILQTASVPAQREGILQTASVPAQREGILSAASINAQREEILRSSGLLPAQREGILQTASVPAQREGILSVASINAQREEILRSSGLIPAQREGILQTASVPAQRERIVPMASVPAHSEGIVPKASVPAEREEVLRASGLMPAHKEGILRASGLIPVQREGILPAASITARKKKILRASHVTHAQRELILLMASVTAQRKGLFPKASVPAHREWIVPKASVPAEREEIFLTTSVPVKNGNNHPQPPPIIPMVAPLWKWDGGACTPPVDFYSKRRDVRLRYVEHPAMMSITKPEHSDANPQCQTGSRPVAEPETPAVHNNSGGWLSWVFGSGRVNKKEVHLPEDKDRSIVWDPTLHRWVNKTEPKAVNKCVPPPPPMGTYGYQGNTGSVPKGVNPYSMKAAGLWGSRYPTMHDNDGTNSKPPSNGPGLLPRQLSGLLPPSHFDLMAPMVVPPDTLPY comes from the exons ATGAACGTTTCATTGCTGAACAACCATAGATATTTTTCTTCTAATTTGGCTCCCGTTCCTCCAACAGGGAGCAAGACCTGCCAGCAGAGCTCACTGGAGCAGGGAGACATCCCGTCATCCTTTTGGCGCCTGACAAA GCTTGAGATTCAGATCCTGCTGAACGATGTTAAGCAGTCGATTAACCACATGCAGGGGACGCTGAACACCTTGCAGGGGCAGTGTATTGAGTTGCAGACTGCCATATCTAAG ATCATCACAGCAGCCGAAGTTgctgcacagagggaggagatcctCCAAACAGCAagtgtccctgcacagagggaggggattctccaaacagccagtgtccctgcgcaGAGGGAGGGGATTCTCTCAGCAGCTAGCATCAAtgcacagagggaggagatcctCCGATCATCAGGCCTcctccctgcacagagggagggg atcctccaaacagccagtgtccctgcacagagggaggggattctCTCAGTAGCCAGCATCAAtgcacagagggaggagatcctccgatcatcaggcctcatccctgcacagagggaggggatcctccaaacagccagtgtccctgcgcaGAGGGAGAGAATCGTACCAATGGCCAGCGTCCCAGCGCACAGCGAGGGGATTGTCCCAAAGGCTAGTGTCCCTGCTGAGAGGGAGGaggtcctccgagcatcaggCCTCATGCCTGCACATAAGGAGGGGATCCTCCGAGCATCAGGCCTCATCCCTGTACAGAGGGAGGGGATTCTTCCAGCAGCTTCTATCACTGCGCGGAAGAAGAAGATCCTCAGAGCATCACACGTCACCCATGCACAAAGGGAGTTGATCCTCCTGATGGCCAGTGTCACTGCGCAGAGGAAAGGACTCTTCCCAAAGGCCAGCGTCCCTGCGCACAGGGAGTGGATCGTCCCAAAGGCTAGTGTccctgcagagagggaggagatcttCCTCACAACCAGTGTCCCTGTGAAGAATGGAAACAATCATCCACAACCACCTCCCATCATCCCCATGGTGGCACCACTGTGGAAATGGGATGGTGGAGCATGTACTCCACCTGTGGATTTCTATTCCAAGAGAAGAG ATGTCCGACTTAGATATGTTGAGCATCCTGCTATGATGTCCATCACCAAGCCGGAACATTCCGATGCCAACCCTCAGTGCCAGACTGGCAGCCGGCCGGTGGCTGAGCCCGAGACCCCTGCTGTTCACAATAACAGTGGAGGCTGGCTCAGCTGGGTCTTTGGGAGTGGAAGAGTTAATAAGAAGGAGGTTCATCTACCTGAGGACAAAGACAGATCT ATTGTCTGGGATCCAACTCTGCACAGATGGGTTAACAAAACTGAGCCCAAGGCTGTG AACAAGTgtgtaccaccacctccaccgATGGGGACCTATGGATATCAGGGGAACACTGGCAGTGTCCCCAAAGGAGTGAATCCTTACTCTATGAAAGCAG CAGGTCTATGGGGCAGCAGATACCCTACAATGCATGACAATGATGGGACCAACTCAAAGCCTCCAAGCAATGGGCCTGGACTGCTTCCTAGACAGCTCTCTGGCTTGCTCCCTCCTTCACACTTTGACCTCATGGCACCAATGGTTGTGCCACCTGACACTCTACCCTACTGA